A genomic segment from Salvelinus alpinus chromosome 8, SLU_Salpinus.1, whole genome shotgun sequence encodes:
- the LOC139582983 gene encoding phospholamban-like, whose translation MDKVQHTMRSAIRRASMAVDVPPQARQNMQELFVNFSLILICLLLIYIIVLLM comes from the coding sequence ATGGATAAGGTGCAGCACACGATGCGCTCGGCCATCCGCAGAGCCTCCATGGCGGTGGACGTGCCCCCCCAGGCCAGGCAGAATATGCAGGAGCTCTTTGTCAACTTCAGCCTCATCCTCATCTGCCTGCTGCTCATCTACATCATCGTGTTGTTGATGTGA